The Streptococcaceae bacterium ESL0687 genome has a segment encoding these proteins:
- a CDS encoding linear amide C-N hydrolase has product MCTGIRIKSAEGQVFFGRTMDLPLDIFEDSPQNPIPSGIIKIPRGTRIKSQLKDWTAKYSIMGLGALDSFDLYDGVNECGLAGNNQVFDEALRGELDTIKEQGLTPFIGEEFVTYILSKFSSVKEIRAAYKNYALVNMPFELCGQEVMYPLHYSFLDPSGDMIVLEPTKGGRLRLFTGLGVMTNSPSYRQHARIIKDLTSSSPFDNGVQKFNHRGLFVEKKEGAEDACQDDSRASIERFKRAYQLVNSLDDFKAKDGPWHISRLLQFLKLPVNLEKEEGVFKEANTVYWVSYDLTKKALYLKTNKKSALKKRQLDPYQKEISYESCLEEQD; this is encoded by the coding sequence ATGTGTACTGGTATTCGGATTAAATCAGCTGAGGGGCAAGTTTTCTTTGGGCGAACCATGGATCTTCCCTTGGACATCTTTGAAGATAGTCCTCAAAACCCCATTCCTTCGGGTATTATAAAGATTCCTCGGGGAACAAGGATTAAAAGCCAACTTAAGGACTGGACGGCCAAATACAGCATCATGGGGCTTGGTGCCCTAGACTCCTTTGACCTTTATGACGGGGTAAATGAATGTGGACTTGCTGGTAATAATCAGGTCTTTGACGAAGCCCTAAGAGGAGAACTTGATACCATTAAAGAGCAGGGACTTACTCCTTTTATTGGTGAAGAATTTGTAACCTATATTCTCAGTAAATTTTCTTCGGTGAAAGAAATCAGGGCGGCCTATAAAAATTATGCTCTTGTAAACATGCCCTTTGAACTTTGTGGTCAGGAGGTTATGTATCCCCTTCATTACAGCTTCCTTGATCCAAGTGGTGACATGATTGTTCTTGAACCGACAAAAGGTGGAAGGCTTAGGCTTTTTACGGGGCTTGGGGTTATGACTAATAGTCCTAGCTACCGCCAGCATGCTAGGATAATTAAGGATCTTACAAGTTCATCTCCCTTTGATAATGGGGTTCAGAAGTTTAATCACAGGGGGCTTTTTGTGGAGAAAAAAGAAGGAGCAGAAGATGCTTGCCAGGATGATTCTAGAGCTTCTATCGAGCGCTTTAAACGGGCCTACCAGCTGGTAAATTCCTTGGATGATTTTAAGGCCAAGGATGGCCCCTGGCATATTAGCAGACTCCTTCAGTTTTTGAAGCTTCCGGTGAATCTTGAAAAAGAGGAGGGGGTCTTTAAGGAGGCCAACACTGTCTACTGGGTGTCTTATGATTTGACCAAGAAGGCTCTTTATCTTAAGACCAATAAAAAATCAGCCCTTAAAAAACGGCAGCTTGACCCCTACCAAAAAGAAATTTCCTATGAAAGTTGCCTGGAAGAACAGGACTAG
- a CDS encoding ketopantoate reductase family protein, translating into MKYAVVGAGAMGLRYGLLLQDAGLEVDFVEPTKESLDVIRKQGNKVYRSIDHKDRRLIPVSIYSPEDYEGNPDIWIFFMKQMQLEDTLKRLAPKFKEGQVALGAMNGMGHLEKLQKYFSDDRIIGGTAMIATILNDFGDVDFIGSCASVYANLCEEPTETLDQVLKDFEKAGLEPQYSDNLMGTVLTKLTFNSVENSIATMFQARLGQLIQYDDFLEDIARPMVEEAYAAAHAAGIELIESPARMLKSMDLVSRVKSPDHFPSMYQDFVKGRPTEVDYINGYLVSLAEEHGLKAPTQKFVTHLVHLSEKLRDFDPPVNKLAR; encoded by the coding sequence ATGAAATATGCAGTTGTTGGTGCCGGAGCTATGGGCTTACGCTACGGACTTTTATTACAGGATGCAGGTCTTGAGGTTGATTTTGTGGAACCTACCAAAGAGTCCTTAGATGTTATTAGGAAGCAGGGTAATAAGGTTTATAGGTCTATTGACCATAAGGATAGGAGGCTTATCCCGGTAAGTATCTACTCGCCAGAGGATTATGAAGGCAATCCTGATATTTGGATTTTTTTCATGAAACAGATGCAGCTGGAGGATACTTTAAAGCGTCTGGCTCCTAAATTTAAGGAGGGGCAAGTGGCTCTTGGTGCCATGAACGGCATGGGTCACTTGGAGAAACTTCAGAAATATTTTTCAGATGACCGCATTATTGGTGGGACTGCGATGATTGCTACTATCTTAAATGATTTTGGTGATGTTGACTTTATAGGTTCTTGTGCCTCAGTTTATGCCAACCTTTGCGAGGAGCCAACAGAGACCTTGGACCAAGTTTTGAAGGATTTTGAAAAAGCAGGTCTAGAACCTCAGTATTCTGATAATCTTATGGGGACTGTTTTAACCAAGCTTACCTTTAATTCCGTTGAAAATTCGATAGCAACCATGTTTCAGGCAAGACTTGGTCAACTAATCCAGTATGATGACTTTTTAGAGGATATTGCAAGGCCCATGGTTGAAGAAGCTTATGCTGCAGCTCATGCAGCAGGGATTGAACTTATTGAATCCCCTGCCAGGATGCTTAAATCAATGGATTTAGTTTCAAGAGTGAAATCACCAGATCATTTTCCTTCCATGTATCAGGATTTTGTTAAGGGACGTCCAACAGAAGTTGATTATATTAATGGCTATCTCGTATCCTTGGCCGAAGAGCATGGTCTAAAGGCTCCCACTCAAAAATTTGTTACCCATTTGGTTCATCTATCAGAAAAACTTAGGGACTTTGATCCACCTGTAAATAAACTTGCTAGATAG
- a CDS encoding TetR/AcrR family transcriptional regulator, protein MKIKKDLRVVRTNRLIINSFLQLLREKSFDKITISEISNHAMINRATFYAHFKNKDDLYESLIDYFFEDISDIINREDLTDERTVNVKNIEGALEEIYHFIKKNPEFGLILLDSGNERLIRRKLLDFLDDKYLELLAQLDIREDGLQVPTDFVVSYIIGIFTSSLKWWMDNLDKITPQELSHLVIKLISNGHLTVLGVNINRR, encoded by the coding sequence GTGAAAATAAAAAAAGATTTAAGGGTAGTTAGAACAAATAGGCTGATTATCAATTCATTTTTACAACTTTTAAGGGAAAAAAGCTTTGATAAAATAACCATCAGTGAAATTTCAAACCATGCCATGATCAACAGGGCCACATTCTATGCCCACTTTAAAAATAAGGATGACCTGTATGAGAGTCTAATCGACTATTTTTTCGAGGACATTTCAGACATCATCAACAGGGAAGATTTGACTGATGAAAGAACCGTCAATGTTAAAAATATTGAAGGGGCCCTTGAGGAAATTTACCACTTTATCAAAAAAAATCCCGAATTTGGCCTGATCCTTCTTGATAGCGGAAATGAACGGCTAATTCGTAGAAAGCTCCTTGATTTTTTAGATGATAAATACCTTGAGCTCCTTGCCCAGCTTGATATTAGAGAAGATGGCCTTCAAGTGCCAACAGACTTTGTTGTAAGTTATATTATAGGCATCTTCACCTCAAGCCTTAAGTGGTGGATGGACAATCTTGATAAAATCACCCCCCAGGAGCTCAGTCATCTGGTGATTAAGCTTATAAGTAATGGTCATTTAACCGTTCTTGGAGTCAATATTAATAGGAGATAA
- a CDS encoding acyl-CoA dehydratase activase-related protein, with protein sequence MKYRAGIDVGSTTVKVVVFDEDYELIFSRYERHFSDVKNATIKVLEELKNELGNLELELSITGSGGMGLADVIDVPFIQEVIASTLTIEKFIPQTDVMIELGGEDAKMTFFDGTLEQRMNGTCAGGTGAFIDQMAALLKTDAAGVNELAKNYQNIYPIASRCGVFAKTDVQPLLNEGVRKEDIAASIFQAVVNQTIAGLAAGRKIKGNIAFLGGPLFFMSELRRRFIETLNIAEENVVFPENPQLFVAMGAALDDDSNRQTKTIDDLIASLSQDSSDALVPQDTLDLLFENEEELKEFRRRHKKASASYANLSDHKGPAFLGIDAGSTTSKLVLINEDGDILFDHYGSNNGEPLENVIEVLSRLYKEMPEDAYIAKSAVTGYGEHLIKNALKIDFGEVETMAHYKAADFFQPGVDFILDIGGQDMKAMKIKDGALSSIQLNEACSSGCGSFIETFAKSLKHDVRDFAELALLASHPVDLGSRCTVFMNSKVKQVQKEGASVGDISAGLSYSVIKNALYKVIKVKKPEDLGEKIVVQGGTFYNEAVLRSFEKISGRQAVRPNIAGLMGAYGCALIALENMDSVPSQILPLEELSAFETTKEFVKCGLCENNCKMTLSVFNDGRKFVSGNRCERGVEKAMQQKALNKDKKVNLLDYKYKKLFKYKSLRRKDAKNGEIGLPRVLNMYENYPLWHTVLSDLGFRVVLSPRSNKELYESGIETIPSDTVCYPAKLSHGHIASLIKKGLPTIFYPSVLFERQEDKTAQNNFNCPIVQSYPEVIKNNVDEIRDGQVKYIHPFINLADVKSMTQSLYDSLADFDLSKQEVEAAIIHGFEELDAFKNDLRNQAEDLLMKINLNNEKAIVLSGRPYHLDPEINHGIADIMIQEGFHVLTEDSVSHLGDVGGLRVVNQWVYHSRLYAAARLVAKNKNLELVQLNSFGCGLDAVTTDQVEEIMAQKNKLYTVLKIDEGSNMGAVRIRLRSLKAAVKERDKRKDVLPTKIEELVKEEPVFTKDMRKKHTLLMPMLSPIHQAGLIDTAFQASGYNVVVLPDTKDSISAGLKFVNNDSCYPAIISIGQLIDALQSGDYDVNNTSVMMTQTGGGCRATNYIPLLRKALKDAGFPQVPVVSLSMGNKGTESSEGFKFTLPLMTRFMIAALYGDLFERVVYRTRPYEINQGEINALHQKWLKKAQKNVKSASLFEFNRNMKAIIREFDEIPLLDIKKPRVGVVGEILVKYSKTANNDIVSIIEAEGAEAVVPDIIGFMNYSLYNQIWKAENIGHSKKGKFLARGLLNIINMVEKPMNKALRASNRFEGLHSIDSLAADTEKIISIGNHTGEGWFLTGEMIELLQDGVDNIVCLQPFGCLPNHIVGKGMIKELRRQYPKANIAPIDYDPGVSLVNQLNRIRLMLATAKKQIKEEVEV encoded by the coding sequence ATGAAATATAGGGCAGGGATTGATGTAGGCTCGACCACGGTAAAAGTAGTGGTCTTTGATGAGGATTATGAGTTAATCTTTTCAAGATATGAGAGGCATTTTTCAGATGTTAAAAATGCGACCATCAAGGTATTGGAAGAACTAAAGAACGAGCTTGGGAATTTGGAACTTGAGCTTTCTATTACAGGGTCTGGTGGAATGGGTCTTGCTGACGTGATTGACGTCCCCTTTATCCAGGAGGTTATTGCTTCTACCTTAACTATTGAAAAGTTCATTCCTCAAACTGACGTTATGATTGAACTTGGAGGAGAAGATGCCAAGATGACCTTCTTTGATGGGACGCTTGAGCAGAGGATGAACGGGACCTGTGCTGGTGGTACTGGTGCCTTCATTGACCAAATGGCTGCCCTTTTGAAGACAGATGCAGCAGGTGTTAATGAGCTGGCCAAAAATTACCAAAATATCTATCCGATTGCCAGTCGTTGCGGGGTTTTTGCTAAGACCGACGTTCAGCCCCTTCTGAATGAAGGAGTTAGAAAGGAAGACATTGCAGCTTCAATCTTTCAGGCCGTGGTTAATCAGACCATTGCAGGTCTTGCTGCTGGGCGAAAAATCAAAGGAAACATCGCCTTTTTAGGAGGCCCTCTCTTCTTTATGAGTGAGCTCCGTAGGCGCTTCATTGAAACTTTAAATATAGCAGAGGAAAATGTTGTTTTCCCTGAAAATCCGCAATTATTTGTGGCCATGGGAGCGGCCCTTGATGATGATTCAAACCGCCAAACAAAAACAATCGATGACCTAATCGCCTCCCTTAGCCAGGACTCATCAGATGCCCTTGTTCCTCAGGATACTCTTGATTTACTTTTTGAAAATGAAGAAGAACTTAAGGAATTTAGAAGGCGTCACAAAAAGGCCAGTGCCTCTTATGCCAACTTATCAGATCATAAGGGCCCAGCCTTTCTAGGAATCGATGCCGGTTCAACAACCAGTAAACTTGTGCTTATCAATGAGGACGGGGATATTCTTTTTGACCACTATGGTAGTAATAACGGAGAGCCCCTTGAAAATGTTATTGAAGTCCTAAGTAGGCTTTATAAGGAGATGCCAGAGGATGCCTACATTGCCAAATCAGCTGTTACTGGTTACGGGGAACATTTGATTAAAAATGCTCTCAAAATCGACTTTGGTGAGGTTGAAACCATGGCTCATTATAAGGCTGCAGATTTCTTCCAGCCTGGGGTTGACTTTATCCTAGATATTGGTGGCCAGGATATGAAGGCCATGAAGATTAAGGACGGAGCCCTATCAAGTATTCAGCTTAATGAAGCCTGTAGTTCTGGCTGTGGATCCTTCATTGAAACCTTTGCCAAATCCCTCAAGCACGATGTGCGTGATTTTGCAGAGCTTGCCCTTTTAGCCAGTCACCCAGTTGATCTTGGTTCCCGTTGTACGGTCTTTATGAACTCTAAGGTTAAGCAGGTTCAAAAGGAAGGGGCAAGTGTTGGTGATATTTCAGCTGGCTTGTCTTACTCAGTTATTAAAAACGCCCTTTACAAGGTTATCAAGGTTAAGAAGCCAGAAGACTTGGGTGAAAAAATAGTTGTTCAAGGGGGAACCTTCTACAATGAAGCTGTCCTTAGGTCCTTTGAAAAAATTAGTGGTCGCCAGGCTGTTCGTCCCAATATCGCAGGACTTATGGGTGCCTATGGTTGTGCCCTAATCGCCCTTGAAAACATGGATTCTGTACCATCACAGATTTTACCCCTTGAGGAGCTTTCGGCCTTTGAGACAACCAAGGAATTTGTCAAATGTGGTCTTTGCGAGAACAACTGTAAGATGACCCTTTCAGTCTTTAATGATGGTCGTAAGTTCGTATCAGGAAATAGGTGCGAGCGTGGGGTGGAAAAGGCCATGCAGCAGAAAGCTCTCAATAAGGACAAAAAGGTCAACCTTCTTGACTATAAATACAAGAAATTATTCAAGTATAAATCCTTAAGGAGAAAAGACGCCAAAAACGGGGAAATTGGACTACCAAGGGTTCTTAATATGTATGAAAACTATCCCCTTTGGCACACTGTTTTAAGTGACCTAGGTTTTAGGGTTGTTCTTTCTCCAAGAAGCAACAAGGAACTTTATGAGTCAGGAATTGAGACCATCCCTTCTGATACGGTCTGCTACCCTGCAAAACTATCTCACGGACATATTGCAAGCCTGATTAAAAAAGGCCTTCCAACAATCTTCTATCCTTCTGTTTTATTTGAAAGGCAGGAGGACAAGACGGCTCAAAATAACTTCAACTGTCCGATTGTTCAGAGCTATCCTGAGGTTATAAAAAATAATGTTGATGAAATTCGTGATGGTCAGGTTAAGTACATTCACCCTTTTATTAACCTAGCTGATGTGAAGAGTATGACCCAGTCCCTTTATGATTCTTTGGCTGATTTTGACCTTAGTAAACAAGAGGTTGAGGCAGCGATTATCCATGGTTTTGAAGAGCTAGATGCCTTTAAAAATGATCTTAGAAATCAGGCAGAGGATCTTCTTATGAAGATTAATTTAAATAATGAAAAGGCCATTGTCCTTTCAGGCCGCCCTTATCATTTGGATCCTGAAATTAACCACGGGATTGCGGACATTATGATTCAAGAGGGCTTTCATGTTCTAACAGAGGACAGTGTCTCTCATTTAGGAGATGTGGGTGGTTTAAGGGTCGTAAACCAGTGGGTTTATCATTCAAGACTTTATGCTGCAGCCCGCCTTGTTGCCAAAAATAAAAATCTTGAACTAGTCCAACTTAATTCCTTTGGGTGCGGACTTGATGCCGTTACAACTGACCAGGTTGAAGAAATCATGGCCCAAAAGAACAAACTTTATACTGTTTTAAAAATTGATGAAGGTTCAAATATGGGAGCTGTAAGAATTCGTTTAAGAAGTCTTAAGGCTGCCGTTAAGGAGCGGGACAAACGAAAAGATGTACTTCCAACTAAGATTGAAGAACTTGTAAAAGAAGAGCCTGTCTTCACCAAGGATATGAGAAAGAAACACACCCTTCTTATGCCCATGCTGTCACCGATTCACCAGGCAGGTCTAATTGATACAGCCTTTCAAGCTTCAGGCTACAATGTGGTTGTCCTTCCAGATACCAAAGACAGTATCTCAGCAGGACTTAAATTTGTAAATAATGACTCATGCTATCCTGCCATCATCTCAATAGGCCAATTGATTGATGCCCTTCAGTCAGGAGATTACGATGTCAATAACACCAGTGTAATGATGACCCAGACAGGAGGCGGTTGTAGGGCGACCAACTACATTCCCCTTCTTAGGAAGGCCTTAAAAGATGCTGGTTTCCCTCAGGTACCTGTAGTCAGTCTGTCAATGGGTAACAAGGGGACAGAGTCATCTGAAGGCTTTAAGTTCACCCTGCCTTTGATGACAAGATTTATGATTGCAGCCCTCTACGGGGATTTATTTGAAAGGGTAGTCTACAGGACCAGACCTTACGAAATAAACCAGGGAGAAATTAATGCCCTCCATCAAAAATGGTTGAAGAAGGCCCAAAAGAATGTCAAATCAGCCTCACTCTTTGAATTTAATAGAAATATGAAGGCCATAATTCGTGAGTTTGATGAAATTCCTCTTTTAGATATTAAAAAACCAAGAGTCGGGGTTGTGGGAGAAATCCTTGTTAAGTATTCAAAAACTGCCAATAATGACATTGTATCAATCATTGAGGCAGAAGGAGCAGAAGCTGTTGTTCCTGATATTATAGGCTTTATGAACTATTCCCTTTACAATCAAATTTGGAAGGCTGAAAATATCGGTCATTCCAAGAAGGGTAAATTTTTAGCGCGTGGGCTACTAAATATCATCAATATGGTTGAAAAACCAATGAATAAGGCCCTTCGTGCATCGAATAGGTTTGAAGGTCTTCATTCAATTGACAGTCTAGCAGCTGATACGGAAAAAATTATTTCAATCGGTAATCATACGGGTGAAGGATGGTTCCTAACAGGTGAGATGATTGAGCTTTTACAAGACGGTGTTGATAACATTGTCTGCCTGCAGCCTTTTGGCTGTCTGCCAAACCATATAGTCGGAAAGGGAATGATCAAGGAGCTGCGCCGCCAGTATCCTAAGGCAAATATTGCCCCTATTGACTATGATCCAGGAGTTAGCTTGGTCAACCAACTCAATAGGATTAGGCTAATGCTTGCTACGGCTAAAAAACAAATCAAGGAGGAAGTGGAGGTCTAG
- the lspA gene encoding signal peptidase II yields MKKILIPLMIIGGVIADQLVKIETVKNIPLGESKSVVKGVFSLAHLQNTGAAWSLMEGKQWFFTLITILALAVGIYFLLKNINKNNGISYTVALIIAGALGNFIDRIRMGYVVDMFQVDFINFPIFNLADIFLCVGVVLLYIAIYRDDKKKENHKN; encoded by the coding sequence ATGAAAAAAATATTAATCCCACTAATGATAATAGGAGGAGTAATAGCTGATCAATTAGTTAAAATTGAGACGGTTAAAAATATTCCCCTAGGTGAAAGTAAATCTGTAGTTAAGGGCGTCTTTAGCCTGGCCCACCTGCAAAATACAGGTGCAGCTTGGTCCCTAATGGAAGGAAAGCAGTGGTTTTTTACCCTCATAACAATCCTTGCTCTAGCAGTTGGAATCTATTTTTTATTAAAAAATATAAATAAAAACAATGGCATTAGCTATACTGTGGCTTTAATCATTGCAGGAGCCTTAGGTAATTTCATCGACCGTATTCGTATGGGTTATGTTGTTGACATGTTCCAAGTAGATTTTATTAATTTTCCAATTTTTAATCTGGCAGATATTTTCCTATGTGTTGGTGTAGTATTACTTTATATAGCCATCTACCGTGATGATAAAAAAAAGGAGAACCATAAAAATTGA
- a CDS encoding RluA family pseudouridine synthase: MKILIENAGPRLDKALADLTEYSRTVTNELIKTGQVTVNGRVAKAKYKVQAGDVIEFEPPVEEVLEYLPEDLNLDIIYEDDDVAVVNKPQGMVVHPSAGHPSGTMVNGLMHQIKNLSSINGVVRPGIVHRIDKDTSGLLMVAKNDAAHEKLAAQLKDKSSKRRYLALVHGVLPRDRGMIEAPIGRSPKDRKKQAVVAGGKDAVTRFEVLERFKDYSLISLELETGRTHQIRVHMAYIGHPVAGDPLYGPKKTLTPNEGQFLHAQVLGFEHPTSGEWLEFEAPLPQVFEKAVAKLKANQDK; the protein is encoded by the coding sequence TTGAAAATACTAATAGAAAATGCTGGACCTCGTTTGGACAAGGCCTTAGCTGATTTAACCGAATACTCAAGAACTGTTACCAATGAATTAATCAAAACAGGTCAAGTAACAGTCAATGGGCGTGTGGCCAAGGCCAAATACAAGGTTCAAGCAGGAGATGTTATCGAATTTGAACCGCCTGTAGAAGAAGTCTTAGAGTACCTACCTGAAGATCTTAATCTTGATATCATTTATGAAGATGATGATGTGGCAGTAGTTAATAAACCTCAAGGCATGGTAGTTCACCCATCAGCCGGTCATCCCTCTGGAACCATGGTTAATGGACTCATGCACCAGATTAAAAACCTCTCTTCAATTAACGGAGTTGTTCGCCCAGGGATTGTTCATAGGATTGACAAGGATACCTCAGGCCTTCTCATGGTCGCAAAAAATGATGCGGCCCATGAAAAACTTGCAGCCCAACTCAAGGACAAGTCAAGTAAGCGCCGTTATCTGGCCTTGGTTCACGGAGTTCTACCACGAGACCGTGGGATGATTGAAGCGCCAATTGGCCGCAGTCCTAAAGACCGTAAGAAACAGGCTGTTGTAGCAGGTGGAAAAGACGCTGTAACCCGCTTTGAAGTCCTTGAACGTTTCAAAGACTACAGTCTGATTTCACTAGAACTTGAAACAGGTAGAACCCACCAAATTCGTGTTCACATGGCTTATATTGGTCACCCTGTGGCAGGCGATCCCTTATACGGACCTAAAAAGACACTAACACCAAATGAAGGCCAGTTCCTTCATGCTCAAGTACTTGGTTTTGAACACCCAACAAGTGGTGAATGGCTTGAATTTGAAGCCCCACTACCTCAAGTATTTGAAAAAGCAGTAGCAAAACTTAAAGCAAACCAAGACAAATAA
- the birA gene encoding bifunctional biotin--[acetyl-CoA-carboxylase] ligase/biotin operon repressor BirA, with the protein MTTKEKVFKILFEASDYVNGEEIAVDLDISRTSVWKAVKALERDGILIDSVKNRGYRLIAGDLLDAKKILEASPKLRAVEIIKSSQSTQADAKMDLSEDTLYLANEQGHARGRFGREFYSEKGRGIYMSLVIKPHLLFDEMPQYTVLTAAAVVCAIKKLTGIETEIKWVNDIYLNGKKLAGILTEAQTDVESKTVTDLIIGIGLNFSIQDFPDEIKDKVTSLFKTDAPITRNQLIAEIWNQFFELMDEDYLAIYKKHSLVLGRDVSYKQGKTEYEGRAVDINDRGELIVDTQEGLKTIGSGEISLSKW; encoded by the coding sequence ATGACGACTAAAGAAAAAGTATTTAAAATTTTATTCGAAGCTTCCGACTATGTTAATGGCGAGGAAATTGCCGTTGATTTGGATATCAGTAGGACAAGTGTCTGGAAGGCGGTCAAGGCACTTGAAAGGGATGGAATCTTGATTGATTCCGTTAAAAATAGGGGTTACCGCCTGATTGCAGGCGATCTTCTTGACGCTAAAAAAATCCTTGAGGCAAGTCCTAAACTAAGGGCTGTTGAAATTATTAAATCTAGCCAGTCCACCCAGGCTGATGCTAAGATGGACCTTTCAGAAGACACCCTCTATCTGGCAAATGAGCAAGGGCACGCCAGGGGGCGATTTGGTAGGGAATTTTATTCGGAAAAAGGCCGGGGTATTTATATGAGTCTTGTCATAAAGCCTCATCTCCTCTTTGATGAAATGCCTCAATATACTGTACTTACAGCTGCAGCTGTGGTTTGCGCCATTAAAAAACTGACAGGGATTGAAACTGAAATTAAGTGGGTTAATGACATCTACCTAAACGGTAAAAAACTTGCAGGGATTTTAACCGAAGCCCAGACTGACGTTGAATCAAAAACAGTCACTGACTTAATTATTGGGATTGGACTTAACTTTTCCATCCAGGACTTTCCAGATGAAATCAAAGACAAGGTCACAAGCCTTTTTAAAACAGATGCTCCTATCACAAGAAATCAACTAATTGCAGAGATTTGGAATCAATTTTTTGAATTGATGGACGAAGACTATCTGGCAATCTACAAGAAACATTCACTTGTTTTAGGCCGTGATGTTTCCTACAAGCAGGGTAAAACTGAATACGAAGGACGTGCTGTTGACATTAATGACCGGGGGGAATTAATCGTTGACACTCAAGAAGGACTTAAGACCATTGGTAGCGGGGAAATTTCTCTTAGTAAATGGTAA